A genomic window from Yarrowia lipolytica chromosome 1D, complete sequence includes:
- a CDS encoding uncharacterized protein (Compare to YALI0D01782g, similar to Saccharomyces cerevisiae RPA34 (YJL148W); ancestral locus Anc_1.201, weakly similar to uniprot|P47006 Saccharomyces cerevisiae YJL148w RPA34 nonessential component of RNA- polI), giving the protein MIADLPEENTTLWSIKLPKGVEMADLASQPLEIDGEVTLGKKTYILQTMEGGHNVFVFGKKTDADYLGATQQTVSEQLQLVEKVSLPPVDLEQVCVPKPIVGKVDGLHQRWFPTGYGPEDYGLDSAMPVSSASQTKKTASKSTSTKKRSQEDVTTEEPSAKKQKKEKKDKKDKKDKKEKKEKKDKKEKKSKE; this is encoded by the coding sequence ATGATCGCCGACCTGCCCGAGGAAAACACGACCCTGTGGTCTATCAAGCTCCCCAAGGGCGTCGAAATGGCCGACCTCGCATCACAGCCGCTGGAAATCGACGGTGAGGTCACCCTCGGAAAAAAGACATACATTCTGCAGACCATGGAGGGAGGACACAATGTGTTTGTCTTCGGCAAGAAGACCGACGCGGACTACCTTGGAGCCACCCAACAGACCGTTTccgagcagctgcagctcgtcgagAAGGTGTCTCTGCCTCCTGTCGACCTCGAACAGGTCTGTGTGCCCAAACCCATTGTTGGTAAGGTGGACGGTCTGCATCAGAGATGGTTCCCTACTGGCTACGGACCCGAGGACTACGGACTGGATTCTGCCATGCCTGTTTCGTCTGCTAGCCAGACCAAGAAGACTGCATCTaaatctacaagtaccaaaAAGCGATCCCAGGAGGATGTGACGACCGAGGAGCCTTCTGcaaagaagcagaagaaggaaaagaaggacaagaaggacaagaaggacaagaaggagaaaaaggaaaagaaagacaagaaggaaaagaagtccaaggagTAA
- a CDS encoding uncharacterized protein (Compare to YALI0D01738g, weakly similar to uniprot|P54007 Saccharomyces cerevisiae YLR460c putative dehydrogenase) translates to MPRTGIAQVVENHKLTLKEPTVKIDTPKDVVVKVEFAAQNPIDVRTYDLKQIPDGEIAGRDLVGIVDVIAPEVVDKELKGTRIAAFANGSTPSKSGAFAQWAIAKDEIYVVIPDNIAPEAAATLPVGFFTAVHGLYLPHKLGLERGGSKSELVLIWGGNSSVGRYAIQLAKLGGHRVITVASPASADELKALGAEKVFSYKDADVVEQIRKEYGDIPNVLDAIGTPDSATTSSKTTGSSPAKYTTVRRNAEHTENFPKHITVSPIQAYRVFDQEHLPEVTIAKEYAKLLTGWLKEGKIVPNKPKVLGGLEKVEEGYQLHRDGKIHGEKLVYDIAKTKL, encoded by the coding sequence ATGCCCCGAACAGGAATCGCCCAGGTCGTGGAGAACCACAAACTGACTCTCAAAGAGCCCACGGTCAAAATTGACACTCCTAAAGACGTGGTGGTCAAGGTCGAATTTGCTGCCCAGAACCCCATTGATGTGCGAACCTATGATCTGAAACAGATCCCCGACGGAGAGATCGCCGGCCGAGATCTCGTTGGAATTGTGGACGTGATTGCTCCCGAAGTTgtggacaaggagctcaagggaACTCGAATTGCTGCTTTTGCCAATGGAAGCACTCCCTCCAAGTCTGGAGCGTTTGCTCAATGggccattgccaaggacgagatctACGTGGTCATTCCCGATAACATTGCTCCTGAGGCAGCTGCCACTCTTCCCGTGGGCTTTTTCACGGCCGTTCACGGCCTTTACTTGCCTCACAAGCTGGGTCTTGAGAGAGGAGGCAGTAAGTCGGAGCTCGTGCTCATCTGGGGTGGAAACTCGTCCGTTGGCCGATACGCCATTCAATTGGCCAAGCTGGGAGGCCACCGAGTCATCACCGTGGCGTCTCCTGCCTCTGCTGACGAActcaaggctctgggaGCCGAAAAGGTGTTTTCTTACAAGGACGCTGATGTTGTGGAGCAGATTCGAAAGGAGTATGGCGACATTCCCAATGTCCTAGACGCCATTGGAACCCCTGATTCAGCCACAACGTCCTCTAAGACTACTGGAAGCTCTCCCGCAAAGTACACCACCGTGCGTCGAAACGCAGAGCACACGGAAAACTTCCCCAAACACATTACTGTGTCGCCCATCCAGGCCTACCGAGTCTTTGATCAGGAGCATCTTCCCGAGGTGACTATTGCCAAGGAGTATGCTAAGCTGCTGACTGGTTGGCTCAAGGAGGGCAAGATTGTTCCTAACAAACCAAAGGTGCTTGGAGGCCTGGAGAAGGTCGAAGAGGGTTACCAGCTCCATCGGGACGGTAAGATTCATGGAGAGAAGCTCGTTTATGACATTGCTAAGACAAAGCTCTAA
- a CDS encoding mitochondrial 37S ribosomal protein uS5m (Compare to YALI0D01804g, weakly similar to uniprot|P33759 Saccharomyces cerevisiae YBR251w MRPS5 ribosomal protein S5 mitochondrial, similar to Saccharomyces cerevisiae MRPS5 (YBR251W); ancestral locus Anc_7.170), whose amino-acid sequence MLRQLVKQTRVGCMATRGYANTAALAHEERLKHLNFLSQYYDAETVESILKAEAAIKPEEWAAKSPLSRMSPGYFDDFTEHDPFYDHATNKWTNFSQPRQPVPTEHVLGTSSAYPLGSLETGDETDSIVDTKFTENIEPQFHDRMTRNTRLLLNRIVKSQTGKGKKMQFCVLVATGDGKGMLGLGEGKDPLSFPVALEKAMWKATRSMKMVPRYQNRTIYGEVYKKFHAVHLTMRSAPAGHGLRVNPIVSQMCSMVGITDMTCNVYGSRNPLNVAKAAFEALTQEQVIPDSIAQIRGKKLVNLNETYFAKSD is encoded by the coding sequence ATGCTCCGACAACTGGTGAAACAGACCCGTGTGGGTTGTATGGCGACCCGAGGCTACGCCAACACCGCGGCACTCGCCCATGAAGAGCGGCTCAAGCACCTCAACTTCCTGTCGCAGTACTACGACGCCGAGACGGTCGAGTCGAttctcaaggccgaggctgccaTCAAGCCTGAAGAGTGGGCCGCCAAGTCGCCCCTGTCGCGAATGTCGCCCGGCTACTTTGACGACTTCACCGAGCACGATCCCTTCTACGATCACGCTACTAACAAGTGGACCAACTTTTCGCAGCCACGACAGCCAGTGCCCACCGAGCACGTGCTGGGAACCAGCTCGGCATACCCTCTGGGCTCGCTAGAGACCGGTGACGAGACCGATTCTATTGTGGACACAAAGTTCACCGAGAACATCGAGCCCCAGTTTCACGACAGAATGACTCGAAACACCAGACTCCTGCTAAACAGAATTGTCAAGAGTCAGACCGGAAAGGGAAAGAAGATGCAGTTCTGCGTGCTTGTGGCAACTGGAGACGGCAAGGGAATGCTTGGATTGGGCGAGGGTAAAGATCCTCTGTCTTTCCCTGTGGCTCTCGAAAAGGCCATGTGGAAGGCAACTCGATCTATGAAAATGGTGCCCCGATACCAGAACCGAACTATCTACGGCGAGGTGTACAAGAAATTCCACGCCGTGCATCTGACCATGCGGtctgctcctgctggtCACGGTCTGCGAGTCAACCCCATTGTGTCGCAGATGTGCAGCATGGTGGGTATCACTGATATGACCTGTAACGTCTACGGCTCGCGAAATCCCCTGAACGTGGCCAAGGCCGCCTTTGAGGCGCTCACCCAGGAGCAGGTCATCCCCGACTCCATTGCACAGATCCGAGGCAAGAAGCTCGTTAACCTGAACGAGACCTACTTCGCCAAGTCGGATTAA
- a CDS encoding uncharacterized protein (Compare to YALI0D01760g, similar to Saccharomyces cerevisiae YGR127W; ancestral locus Anc_3.487, weakly similar to uniprot|P53275 Saccharomyces cerevisiae YGR127w): MCILLATQGHPDYPLILLSNRDEYLSRPTAEAFFWDDNVLGPLDLAREEQGTWIGCNKQGKIAVILNYQEKRDKDAIGDISRGKFPKEFLLSNESPEEFTKNFKRRYPEDKLQAAGGFSFLFGQVDLNGKTQFSIISNRGGDHEWVARDPEDQTIGISNSLFCNPWPKCALGIERLDEVVKESVESGSSRKELVDSLFDVLSHDTFDPGAKKGASEQEIHHALRQSVFIPVIAAAGYQEGQDWNVTHPFGKHYGTRTQTIIMVGKDGQLRYFEKTLHTKDTDEKEEHPLVEHVFEINKENKSGGGGSGGWRCLLS; encoded by the exons ATGTGTATTTTATTGGCCACTCAAGGACATCCTGATTA TCCCCTCATCCTCCTATCCAACCGCGACGAGTATCTATCCCGCCCCACCGCAGaagccttcttctgggaCGACAACGTCCTTGGACCCCTAGATCTCGCCCGGGAAGAGCAAGGCACCTGGATCGGATGCAACAAACAAGGCAAGATCGCTGTGATTCTCAACTACCAGGAGAAACGCGACAAGGATGCCATTGGCGACATCAGCCGCGGAAAGTTCCCCAAGGagttcctcctctccaatGAGTCGCCCGAGGAGTTCACCAAGAACTTCAAGAGACGATACCCCGAGGACAAGCTCCAGGCCGCTGGTggcttctccttcctctTTGGCCAGGTGGATTTGAACGGGAAGACACAGTTCTCCATCATTTCGAACCGTGGTGGCGATCATGAGTGGGTGGCAAGGGATCCAGAGGACCAAACCATTGGAATCTCCAACTCGCTGTTCTGCAATCCTTGGCCCAAGTGCGCTCTGGGAATTGAGCGGCTGGATGAGGTAGTAAAGGAGAGCGTGGAGTCTGGAAGCAGTCGCAAGGAACTTGTGGACTCGTTATTTGACGTTCTTTCACACGACACGTTTGATCCCGGCGCCAAAAAGGGCGCCTCCGAGCAAGAGATCCACCATGCCCTGCGCCAGTCAGTGTTCATTCCCGTCATTGCTGCTGCGGGGTACCAGGAAGGCCAGGACTGGAACGTGACGCACCCTTTTGGAAAACACTATGGCACTCGGACACAAACCATCATCATGGTGGGTAAAGACGGACAGCTGCGGTACTTTGAGAAGACTCTCCATACAAAGGACActgacgagaaggaggagcatcCGTTAGTTGAGCATGTTTTCGAAATCAACAAGGAAAATAAGAGCGGGGGAGGAGGTTCTggaggttggaggtgtttgttgTCGTGA